A genomic segment from Labrus bergylta chromosome 3, fLabBer1.1, whole genome shotgun sequence encodes:
- the LOC109984510 gene encoding LOW QUALITY PROTEIN: tubulin beta chain-like (The sequence of the model RefSeq protein was modified relative to this genomic sequence to represent the inferred CDS: deleted 1 base in 1 codon), whose protein sequence is MGTLLISKIQEEYPDRIMNTFSVVPSPKVSDTVVEPYNATLSVHQLTQNTDETFCIDNEALYDICFRTLKLTTPPYGDLNHLVSATMSGVTTCLRFPGQLNADLRKLAVNMVPFPRLHFFMPGFAPLTSRCSQQCR, encoded by the exons ATGGGCACGCTGCTCATCAGCAAGATCCAAGAGGAGTATCCAGATCGCATCATGAACACATTCAGTGTGGTGCCCTCACCCAAG GTGTCAGACACAGTTGTTGAACCGTACAATGCAACCCTCTCCGTCCACCAGCTG ACACAGAACACAGATGAGACCTTCTGTATTGACAACGAGGCTCTGTATGACATCTGCTTCCGCACACTGAAGCTCACCACACCCCCATACGGTGACCTCAACCACCTGGTCTCAGCCACCATGAGTGGGGTGACCACCTGCCTGCGCTTCCCTGGGCAGCTCAACGCCGATTTGAGGAAATTGGCCGTGAACATGGTCCCCTTTCCCAGGCTGCACTTCTTCATGCCGGGCTTTGCCCCCCTGACCAGCCGCTGCAGCCAGCAGTGCAGGTAG
- the uraha gene encoding 5-hydroxyisourate hydrolase, whose amino-acid sequence MSANRLHQLKGHILPENKATAMGSPSPLTTHVLNTAMGVPGSNMALSLYRQDPSTNAWSLITSGATNDDGRCPGLITKQMFTPGVYKMHFDTAQYWESMGENSFYPYVEIVFTIIDPGQKYHVPLLLSRFSYSTYRGS is encoded by the exons ATGAGTGCTAACAGGCTCCACCAACTCAAGGGTCATATTTTGCCGGAAAACAAG GCTACAGCAATGGGCTCACCTAGTCCTCTGACCACCCATGTGCTCAACACTGCCATGGGTGTCCCTGGCTCCAATATGGCCCTTAGTCTCTATCGACAAGACCCATCCACAAATGCCTGGAGTTTGATAACATCTGG AGCCACTAATGATGATGGGCGTTGCCCAGGACTCatcacaaaacaaatgtttacaccTGGTGTgtataaaatgcattttgacaCTGCTCAGTACTGGGAGAGTATGGGAGAGAACAGCTTCTATCCATATGTTGAG attgTTTTCACTATCATTGACCCTGGACAAAAGTACCATGTCCCTCTGCTGCTGAGTCGTTTCTCTTATAGTACATACAGAGGGAGCTAG